catcttctaaatATTTGGTTTCTTTAATAAGGAAaatgattcttgaagattttgaatttcaaactgctctgcagactgtactttccttatttggcactttccttatttgacactttccttatttagcacttttcttaatgagctgaatcttgaatttgaattttgaattctcttgaggatttgaaatttgaatttcaaattactttccttatttggctcctttcaagttgcatttggcatgcttgctctcctttgctccattttaggcagttttaggggcattttcaccaaattgtctctttacaccattttctgcagaataagattaaaatcataaaattaggcagagaaagtgtaaattaacatcaataacatcataataatatggtctaaattatatgctctatcagtagtCATAATTGGGAATTTTCTGTTTGGATGAAGTGTGGGGAAGGGTAAGTGATGGAATGGTAAGGGAGGATAAGGAGGGTTACAATTAGAAAAACAAAATTGTATGTATGGAAGAAATGAATTAATAGGGTAAAGAGAGGAGATTCCTTTCTTCACACCCCAATTTGGAgtgtaaaaaaaattgagaagtGAGGGTTAAGCCTCGTTTATTTACTCTTCCTTCACCCTCTTCCAAACAGAACCTTAGGATTGAAGGTGTTGCCTTATTAGTTTGGCTTATAAGTTCCAATGGTAAAAGTTCACTAGTGATTAGTTTCAAATGGTTACTTGATGTTTAATAACACATTCTTTCCGTATGAAATATGTTGTTATAGATTGAGTATATGGTCTAATTTCCAGCATGTTTGTTTTTAAGGTTGATGGTGGTAACAAGACAAAGAAGAGTTCAAGTGGATTTTCGCTAAGGAAGAAAAAGGTGAAAACCAAATTGACTGCATTGACTAAAGCTAAAGCTGCCCAAGCAATGGAGGTCGACAAATGATAGATGAAGTCCAAATTTTGATGTCTTAAGTTTATGTTGATATACTGATAAGTTAAAGAAGTCAGTTGCTGTTGAATTCACACTGTTTTTGTAAGTTGTAACTCATACAGTGAAGTTGTTTATAGCGTTGACTATGGTATTCATTAGATTGTGTTCCTAATCAATTTGCTTATGAAGAAAACTTGTGTGGTTGTTGGAAAATTTTGAACCTTGGGTAATTGTAGGCAGTTATAGAATTGGCTGTGGCAACTAGACTATACTTTTGTGTGCACATCAGTAGGATGTGGGACGAAAAATGACTATGGTTTTACTGTCTTCTGACAAATGAATCGGGAAATGGTAAACTATACTATTAATATGCCTAAGTTTATTTAACTTGCTTTTATTTTATGCTTGTAACATATCAAGAAAAGTTGTTGAGCACTTCCTGAAGTTTTTAGGTTCTTTGTTCCCTTTGTAAGGAAATACATCTCTCACGTAGCAATCACAAAAATCAATTTCATGAAGTACTTTTGCAAGATTCATGCAGGATTTATATTTGAATCATATCAATGCTTGCTTCAGCTGTTATAACACATGCCTTTATGGATGATCTTGAATGCTGGGAGACTATAGCTGATTAATATTTATGTTGCTTAAACTTTATGGCTGGAACAAGGATTAATTCATCGTTGTGATTGTTGACACTGGATGTATGTCGTTTGAATTTAGAAAGATATTCCACCCAACCTTTTTCTTTTCCCATGTCAAACCTCTGCATCAACTTAATAAGATGTACTATGCATTTACACTCGGGGGCTTATGGTAGTACATTAgagtgaatttaaaaaatacatagtGGGTACCGGGAATCAAACTCCTATGGTATTGAGACAGGGAAAgaggaaaaaaacaaaaatttcgcATAGTACTTCCGATTGAAAA
The Manihot esculenta cultivar AM560-2 chromosome 1, M.esculenta_v8, whole genome shotgun sequence genome window above contains:
- the LOC110620593 gene encoding uncharacterized protein LOC110620593 — protein: MSKKNNLARRKRQHEFELQKEKEQKEKKEKKLQGKKNKMKVDGGNKTKKSSSGFSLRKKKVKTKLTALTKAKAAQAMEVDK